The Antennarius striatus isolate MH-2024 chromosome 23, ASM4005453v1, whole genome shotgun sequence genome has a segment encoding these proteins:
- the si:dkey-165a24.9 gene encoding G-protein coupled receptor 4 isoform X2, translating into MSNDSCNVPLETDTFGLSCMYGLIFSLGLPCNLLSLWGLYQLGRSGGGGCQLVYILNLLVSDFLQLLTLPLWILYLQALDRCLAIVYPLSSRRVRTVKVAAVSGVAVWTLTFLFCLSGLLPSVFDSERLLCLEQYPVSPGYANFKIASVALGFLLPCAILGYTSAHIGVTLRRSPSLSDHERHKIVGILVVITVNFIVVFGPYHLVGGYRFVSLLLTDEPCGFERSIFLVYRMCYGLTSLNTLLDPLFYIFLCPDARLELQKSLPCLGRGQSTRKKITIGRRASSDNQGKRMSGHSDLVI; encoded by the exons CAATGACAGCTGTAACGTGCCCTTGGAAACAGACACATTTGGCCTCAGTTGCATGTATGGCCTGATCTTCTCTTTGGGTCTCCCCTGCAACCTGCTGTCTCTCTGGGGATTGTATCAACTGGGACGCTCAGGTGGAGGAGGCTGCCAGCTGGTATATATACTGAACCTACTAGTGTCAGACTTCCTGCAGCTGCTCACCCTGCCACTGTGGATTCTTTATCTCCAAG CGTTGGATCGCTGCCTGGCCATCGTGTACCCACTGAGCAGCCGCAGGGTTCGGACTGTTAAGGTTGCAGCTGTGTCTGGAGTTGCAGTATGGACGCTGACCTTCCTGTTCTGTCTGAGTGGGCTGCTACCGTCAGTGTTTGACTCTGAGAGACTTCTGTGTCTGGAGCAGTACCCAGTCAGCCCTGGCTATGCCAACTTCAAGATTGCCTCTGTGGCCCTTGGCTTTCTGCTTCCATGTGCAATACTGGG CTACACCTCAGCCCATATTGGGGTGACACTTCGGCGATCTCCTTCCCTCTCTGACCACGAGCGGCACAAAATCGTGGGTATCCTGGTTGTGATCACTGTCAACTTCATTGTTGTGTTTGGACCCTATCACCTTGTGGGTGGATACAGATTTGTGTCTTTGCTGCTGACTGATGAGCCGTGTGGATTTGAGCGTTCTATTTTCCTTGTCTATCGTATGTGCTACGGTCTGACGAGCTTAAACACCTTACTGGATCCCCTCTTCTACATCTTTCTGTGCCCTGATGCCCGACTAGAGCTGCAGAAGTCCCTGCCCTGTTTAGGAAGGGGACAAAGTACCCGCAAAAAGATTACAATTGGTCGTAGAGCCTCTTCAGACAACCAGGGGAAGAGGATGAGTGGACATAGTGATCTTGTAATATAA
- the si:dkey-165a24.9 gene encoding G-protein coupled receptor 4 isoform X3, which produces MSNDSCNVPLETDTFGLSCMYGLIFSLGLPCNLLSLWGLYQLGRSGGGGCQLVYILNLLVSDFLQLLTLPLWILYLQGAHRWPYGQLTCELVGYVFYVNVYASVMFLCLIALDRCLAIVYPLSSRRVRTVKVAAVSGVAVWTLTFLFCLSGLLPSVFDSERLLCLEQYPVSPGYANFKIASVALGFLLPCAILGYTSAHIGVTLRRSPSLSDHERHKIVKNQLMMMQQVLLRTVAS; this is translated from the exons CAATGACAGCTGTAACGTGCCCTTGGAAACAGACACATTTGGCCTCAGTTGCATGTATGGCCTGATCTTCTCTTTGGGTCTCCCCTGCAACCTGCTGTCTCTCTGGGGATTGTATCAACTGGGACGCTCAGGTGGAGGAGGCTGCCAGCTGGTATATATACTGAACCTACTAGTGTCAGACTTCCTGCAGCTGCTCACCCTGCCACTGTGGATTCTTTATCTCCAAGGTGCGCACCGCTGGCCTTATGGCCAGCTCACCTGTGAGTTGGTAGGCTACGtattttatgtaaatgtatatGCCAGCGTCATGTTCCTGTGCCTGATAGCGTTGGATCGCTGCCTGGCCATCGTGTACCCACTGAGCAGCCGCAGGGTTCGGACTGTTAAGGTTGCAGCTGTGTCTGGAGTTGCAGTATGGACGCTGACCTTCCTGTTCTGTCTGAGTGGGCTGCTACCGTCAGTGTTTGACTCTGAGAGACTTCTGTGTCTGGAGCAGTACCCAGTCAGCCCTGGCTATGCCAACTTCAAGATTGCCTCTGTGGCCCTTGGCTTTCTGCTTCCATGTGCAATACTGGG CTACACCTCAGCCCATATTGGGGTGACACTTCGGCGATCTCCTTCCCTCTCTGACCACGAGCGGCACAAAATC
- the si:dkey-165a24.9 gene encoding G-protein coupled receptor 4 isoform X1: MSNDSCNVPLETDTFGLSCMYGLIFSLGLPCNLLSLWGLYQLGRSGGGGCQLVYILNLLVSDFLQLLTLPLWILYLQGAHRWPYGQLTCELVGYVFYVNVYASVMFLCLIALDRCLAIVYPLSSRRVRTVKVAAVSGVAVWTLTFLFCLSGLLPSVFDSERLLCLEQYPVSPGYANFKIASVALGFLLPCAILGYTSAHIGVTLRRSPSLSDHERHKIVGILVVITVNFIVVFGPYHLVGGYRFVSLLLTDEPCGFERSIFLVYRMCYGLTSLNTLLDPLFYIFLCPDARLELQKSLPCLGRGQSTRKKITIGRRASSDNQGKRMSGHSDLVI; this comes from the exons CAATGACAGCTGTAACGTGCCCTTGGAAACAGACACATTTGGCCTCAGTTGCATGTATGGCCTGATCTTCTCTTTGGGTCTCCCCTGCAACCTGCTGTCTCTCTGGGGATTGTATCAACTGGGACGCTCAGGTGGAGGAGGCTGCCAGCTGGTATATATACTGAACCTACTAGTGTCAGACTTCCTGCAGCTGCTCACCCTGCCACTGTGGATTCTTTATCTCCAAGGTGCGCACCGCTGGCCTTATGGCCAGCTCACCTGTGAGTTGGTAGGCTACGtattttatgtaaatgtatatGCCAGCGTCATGTTCCTGTGCCTGATAGCGTTGGATCGCTGCCTGGCCATCGTGTACCCACTGAGCAGCCGCAGGGTTCGGACTGTTAAGGTTGCAGCTGTGTCTGGAGTTGCAGTATGGACGCTGACCTTCCTGTTCTGTCTGAGTGGGCTGCTACCGTCAGTGTTTGACTCTGAGAGACTTCTGTGTCTGGAGCAGTACCCAGTCAGCCCTGGCTATGCCAACTTCAAGATTGCCTCTGTGGCCCTTGGCTTTCTGCTTCCATGTGCAATACTGGG CTACACCTCAGCCCATATTGGGGTGACACTTCGGCGATCTCCTTCCCTCTCTGACCACGAGCGGCACAAAATCGTGGGTATCCTGGTTGTGATCACTGTCAACTTCATTGTTGTGTTTGGACCCTATCACCTTGTGGGTGGATACAGATTTGTGTCTTTGCTGCTGACTGATGAGCCGTGTGGATTTGAGCGTTCTATTTTCCTTGTCTATCGTATGTGCTACGGTCTGACGAGCTTAAACACCTTACTGGATCCCCTCTTCTACATCTTTCTGTGCCCTGATGCCCGACTAGAGCTGCAGAAGTCCCTGCCCTGTTTAGGAAGGGGACAAAGTACCCGCAAAAAGATTACAATTGGTCGTAGAGCCTCTTCAGACAACCAGGGGAAGAGGATGAGTGGACATAGTGATCTTGTAATATAA